From the Bombus huntii isolate Logan2020A chromosome 4, iyBomHunt1.1, whole genome shotgun sequence genome, the window TCCATAACTTAATCTACATAAAAAGCATGGAAAAATAAGTATCTAGGAAACTGAATATTACCTTTTGCagaaatttctatataatatattatatatatatatatattatattatatatattatataaatcaaATTACCTTGTCTTCCTTGAGATAGACTGCAGCactatttaaaattgaacGGGCTTTATCTGACTGCattttatctataaatatcAATCCACAAAGCCAAGCAACTAAACCAAATGGCCATGCataaaaaatctgttttttTGCTATAACTGTGCACTTTTGCATTATTGGCCATACTTGGTACATTCCCAGTACATCTAAAGAACTTTGATGATTTGATACTATTATACATGCCCTTTCCTTCTCTAAATGTTCAGTCCCCCTTAATTCCCAACGTAGTCCGATAAGGTGAGCACAAATAGAAAACACAGCCGATCCTAatctaaaattatatttcatatatttttttgaattaataaaatattaataatttgtataattaatgCAAGGTCTATTATGTTAGTAACAAAATTATTGACAAATGGTGGATTagtttttaatttgtaaaaaatgtagcatatatatttgtatatgtacatatatacatataaacatatatatatatatatacatacgtgtgtgtgtatatatatatatatatatatatatatatatatatatatatatatatatatatatatatatatatatatatatatatatataaaactctcatttttataaatcattctaattatctttttttattagattgttcattactatataatattatataaatatatgttaaagaatcaaatacaaatataataaaaattatgtacAGAATAAATGAGTGATTATAATAAAACTAAAACTTCAATACaatgttaattaaaatgtttacatgttattttattaaagaataca encodes:
- the LOC126865171 gene encoding 1-acyl-sn-glycerol-3-phosphate acyltransferase alpha isoform X3, with translation MSCIMYEKLGSAVFSICAHLIGLRWELRGTEHLEKERACIIVSNHQSSLDVLGMYQVWPIMQKCTVIAKKQIFYAWPFGLVAWLCGLIFIDKMQSDKARSILNSAAVYLKEDKIKLWIFPEGTRRNTGQIHSFKKGAFHVAINAQLPILPVVFSSYYFLSSKEKRFDAGRVIITTLPPISTEGLTSADVEDLIEKTRNAMMEVFHATSHEVQSNISS